In a genomic window of Hyphomonas sp.:
- a CDS encoding TonB-dependent receptor: MSEFNLKTRLLASSVFAGAALAAVAALPAYAQDADEVIAVETAGEDEEAVQQTIVVTGSLIPQSGNLVETSPVTSLGSADFDVRGVVRAEDMINSLPQAFGAQGSNLANGSTGTSSVNLRGLGASRTLTLLNGRRLPYGSLNTAAPDINFIPASMVKKVDILTGGASATYGSDAVAGVVNFVLDTDFEGVRLEGNYSFYQHDNSNSYIQDILSGFAADNPSQFTVPDGSTSDGESIDITAAFGGKLDNGRGHVMGFASFQNTKEVLQANRDYSQCALSTTNGGNDFTCAGSSTNQFTNILDLGSNLPTGLWARVDPTTNEFVERNFVSDTFNYNPYNHFQRPNERYSFGTFANYDINPYVNAYAEFMFMDNQTNSQIAPSGVFGYGVAGGAGGINCDNPFLSAQQVDFICTSRGASGDDIAGLNDVLFLRRNVEGGNRNNDIRHTTYRGVVGLKGTLGDTPWGYDISAIYANVHRSEVYNNDLSISKMSKALYAVDDGEGNIVCAVNADDDPNNDDAACAPYDIFSGAGPSDAALSYIVNPLFRDGDVTQTVVTAKTYADLGEYGLQSPMSEEGIKVAFGVEYRRDSLDSNPDSNFQSGDGAGQGGPTNPISGSQEVYDYFAEVNAPLIQGYEGVESLGIDLAYRRSNYDAVSSDAYKIGLEYAPVEDIRFRGSFQRAVRAANIFELFSTQSIGLFDLTQGANGIYDPCAGTNPTATAAQCANTGVTAAQYGNIADNPAGQFNTLTGGNPDLEPEKSDTYTLGFVATPSAIPGLTVSLDYFDIVVEDLVGTVPQELALDTCLETGDAFFCSLVNRGNGGTLWAGQTGYIIATNINTGSLSTSGFDLLASYALDLDAKGGIDFDYVGTLLESLETKPLPNSTGADIFDCVGYYGGKCASGGGTEVANGASPEYRHKASMTWSDAEGKYSVTGTWRYYSEVEIEGGDDGTINGVLDAQNYFDLSGSWAATDYMSFRLGVNNVLDEDPPLSSVVGTAPGNGNTYPQVYDALGRYIFMGATFDF, from the coding sequence GTGAGCGAATTTAACTTGAAGACGCGTCTTTTGGCGTCGTCAGTGTTTGCAGGGGCGGCGCTGGCCGCTGTCGCAGCACTGCCGGCTTACGCCCAAGACGCAGATGAAGTCATCGCAGTCGAGACGGCTGGCGAAGACGAAGAAGCGGTTCAACAGACGATCGTCGTTACCGGCTCGCTGATTCCGCAAAGCGGCAACCTGGTTGAAACCAGCCCGGTGACCTCGCTCGGCTCTGCAGACTTCGACGTCCGCGGTGTTGTGCGTGCTGAAGACATGATCAACTCCCTGCCGCAGGCATTCGGTGCTCAGGGCTCCAACCTGGCCAACGGCTCGACCGGTACGTCCTCGGTCAACCTTCGCGGTCTCGGTGCCTCCCGCACGCTGACCCTGCTGAACGGCCGCCGCCTGCCTTACGGCTCGCTGAACACGGCTGCTCCGGACATCAACTTCATCCCGGCTTCGATGGTCAAGAAAGTTGACATCCTGACCGGCGGTGCATCCGCGACCTACGGTTCCGATGCTGTTGCCGGTGTTGTGAACTTCGTGCTCGACACCGATTTCGAAGGCGTCCGTCTGGAAGGCAACTACTCCTTCTACCAGCACGACAATTCCAACAGCTACATCCAGGACATCCTGTCCGGCTTCGCAGCTGACAACCCGTCCCAGTTCACGGTTCCGGATGGCTCAACCTCCGACGGTGAGTCGATCGACATCACCGCTGCCTTCGGTGGCAAGCTGGACAATGGCCGCGGCCACGTCATGGGCTTCGCCAGCTTCCAGAACACGAAGGAAGTGCTTCAGGCCAACCGCGACTACTCGCAGTGTGCCCTGTCCACGACCAATGGTGGTAACGACTTCACCTGTGCCGGTTCTTCCACGAACCAGTTCACCAACATCCTGGACCTCGGCTCCAACCTGCCGACGGGCCTGTGGGCACGTGTTGACCCGACAACCAACGAGTTCGTCGAGCGGAACTTCGTTTCCGACACGTTCAACTACAACCCGTACAACCACTTCCAGCGTCCGAACGAGCGCTACTCCTTCGGTACGTTCGCGAACTATGACATCAACCCATATGTGAACGCATATGCGGAATTCATGTTCATGGACAACCAGACCAATTCCCAGATCGCACCGTCCGGTGTGTTCGGGTACGGTGTCGCTGGTGGAGCTGGCGGTATCAACTGTGACAACCCGTTCCTCAGCGCACAGCAGGTTGACTTCATCTGTACGTCGCGTGGCGCTTCGGGTGACGACATTGCCGGGCTGAATGACGTCCTGTTCCTTCGCCGGAACGTTGAGGGCGGCAACCGGAACAACGACATCCGTCACACGACCTATCGTGGTGTTGTCGGCCTGAAAGGTACCCTGGGCGACACGCCGTGGGGCTATGACATCAGCGCCATCTACGCGAACGTTCACCGTTCCGAGGTCTACAACAACGACCTGTCGATCTCCAAAATGTCGAAAGCGCTCTACGCTGTTGACGATGGAGAGGGCAACATTGTCTGTGCCGTGAACGCGGATGATGATCCGAACAATGACGACGCAGCATGTGCGCCGTACGACATTTTCTCGGGCGCGGGCCCAAGCGATGCAGCTCTGTCTTACATCGTGAACCCGCTGTTTCGTGACGGTGACGTGACTCAGACGGTCGTGACGGCAAAGACCTATGCCGATCTCGGCGAGTACGGCCTGCAGTCGCCGATGTCTGAAGAAGGCATCAAGGTGGCCTTCGGTGTTGAATACCGCCGTGACAGCCTCGACTCCAACCCGGATTCGAACTTCCAGTCCGGCGACGGCGCTGGTCAGGGCGGCCCGACGAACCCGATTTCCGGTTCGCAGGAAGTCTATGACTACTTCGCCGAGGTCAACGCACCGCTGATCCAGGGGTATGAAGGTGTCGAGTCTCTCGGTATCGACCTGGCTTATCGTCGTTCGAACTATGACGCTGTGTCCTCCGATGCCTACAAGATCGGCCTCGAGTACGCTCCGGTCGAAGACATCCGCTTCCGCGGTTCGTTCCAGCGCGCTGTCCGTGCTGCGAACATCTTCGAACTGTTCTCGACCCAGTCGATCGGTCTGTTTGACCTGACGCAGGGTGCCAACGGCATCTATGATCCTTGCGCCGGCACCAACCCGACCGCAACGGCTGCACAGTGTGCGAACACCGGCGTTACGGCTGCTCAGTATGGCAACATCGCTGACAACCCGGCTGGCCAGTTCAACACGCTGACCGGTGGTAACCCTGATCTTGAGCCGGAGAAGTCCGACACCTACACGCTCGGTTTCGTGGCAACGCCGTCCGCCATTCCGGGCCTGACCGTGTCGCTCGACTACTTCGACATCGTTGTTGAAGACCTGGTCGGTACGGTTCCGCAGGAACTGGCACTCGACACCTGCCTTGAAACCGGCGACGCGTTCTTCTGCTCGCTCGTCAATCGCGGCAATGGCGGCACCCTGTGGGCGGGTCAGACCGGCTACATCATTGCAACCAACATCAACACCGGTTCGCTGTCGACGTCTGGTTTCGACCTCCTGGCCAGCTATGCGCTGGACCTGGATGCCAAGGGCGGTATCGACTTTGACTATGTCGGTACGCTGCTCGAGTCGCTTGAGACCAAGCCGCTTCCGAACTCCACCGGCGCCGACATCTTTGACTGTGTTGGCTACTATGGTGGTAAATGTGCCTCCGGTGGTGGAACCGAAGTCGCAAACGGTGCGTCTCCGGAATACCGTCACAAGGCTTCCATGACCTGGTCTGATGCCGAAGGTAAGTACAGCGTCACCGGTACGTGGCGTTACTACTCTGAAGTCGAAATCGAAGGCGGTGACGATGGCACCATCAACGGTGTGCTCGACGCTCAGAACTACTTCGACCTGTCCGGTTCCTGGGCTGCCACGGACTACATGTCCTTCCGCCTCGGTGTGAACAACGTGCTGGACGAAGATCCGCCGCTGTCCTCCGTCGTTGGTACGGCACCGGGTAACGGCAACACCTACCCGCAGGTGTACGACGCTCTGGGTCGTTACATCTTCATGGGTGCGACGTTCGACTTCTAA
- a CDS encoding DUF3667 domain-containing protein: MEHDIEVAGLASAGGLSTGDHHPVQSGVPCANCGTVVEDRFCTTCGQLASDFHRPVWDLVMSSLADTFALDGRLWRSLPLLLFRPGRMTRNYLDGKRARYVPPFRMFLLTSVIFFLSLFTLGDQLGWYNSFKINDMVQEGLDLGLDETGEPIRVVREERLEELRQELEDTDIDEAERLELQQELNDMQHGITVQRLLQDDGRINRDALYDEVNARLDPDATPEEREQAWRAADHAASVYENQDRYGARIREWAPRFSLMFMPILAFMLTLIYAWHRRRYIYDHVITALHIQTYIYLIATLMLFIGAINPSSVGWLVLTGLILLVVYIYRQLRVTYDTGRFMAALRTFILLISSFLVLITLLAFLIIVSFALT; this comes from the coding sequence ATGGAACACGATATCGAAGTCGCCGGGCTCGCTTCTGCGGGCGGCCTGTCGACCGGGGATCATCACCCGGTCCAGTCCGGCGTGCCGTGCGCCAATTGCGGCACGGTTGTCGAGGACCGGTTCTGCACGACGTGTGGCCAGCTCGCTTCCGACTTTCACCGCCCGGTCTGGGATCTGGTGATGAGCAGCCTGGCCGATACGTTCGCCCTGGACGGTCGGCTGTGGCGGTCGCTGCCGCTGCTGCTGTTCCGGCCCGGGCGCATGACCCGGAACTATCTGGACGGCAAGCGGGCCCGTTATGTGCCGCCATTCCGGATGTTCCTGCTCACTTCGGTGATCTTCTTCCTGTCGCTGTTTACACTGGGGGACCAGCTGGGCTGGTACAATTCCTTCAAGATCAATGACATGGTGCAGGAAGGGCTCGATCTCGGCCTCGATGAAACCGGCGAGCCGATCCGCGTCGTGCGGGAAGAACGGCTGGAAGAGCTGCGTCAGGAGCTGGAAGACACGGACATTGACGAGGCCGAACGTCTGGAACTCCAGCAGGAACTGAATGATATGCAGCACGGCATCACCGTGCAGCGCCTGCTGCAGGATGATGGCCGGATCAACCGCGATGCGTTGTATGACGAGGTGAATGCCCGGCTCGACCCCGATGCCACGCCCGAGGAGCGGGAACAGGCCTGGCGGGCGGCTGACCATGCGGCCAGCGTGTATGAGAACCAGGACCGGTATGGTGCGCGCATTCGCGAGTGGGCGCCCCGCTTCAGCCTGATGTTCATGCCGATCCTGGCGTTCATGCTGACGCTGATCTATGCGTGGCACCGGCGCCGGTACATCTATGATCATGTGATCACGGCGCTGCACATCCAGACCTATATTTATCTCATAGCGACGCTGATGCTGTTCATTGGCGCGATCAATCCGTCGAGCGTCGGCTGGCTGGTGCTGACGGGCCTCATTTTGCTGGTTGTGTACATATACCGGCAGTTGCGGGTGACCTATGATACCGGGCGGTTCATGGCGGCCCTTCGCACCTTCATCCTGCTCATTTCGAGCTTCCTGGTGCTGATCACGCTTCTGGCCTTCCTGATCATTGTGAGTTTTGCCCTGACCTGA
- a CDS encoding peptide ABC transporter substrate-binding protein: MKLNTLISTGLAAALALTLAACGGGGKSGGEDVPTLRRGISAKVDTLDPHKSSAQWENIVIGDMFIGLTTDGPDARPQPGMATHWETSADGRVWTFHIGDYVWSDGNPVTAHDFVYALRRIQSPEVASQYASLLYLIKNAAEVNATELPPEELGVRAIDDKTLEITLEYPAPYLPGLLSHYTTYPVPSHAIETYGDSWIQPDNIVVNGPYKLVYWRTGDQLVADRNPTGFGAADACFGRVVYFELEDLTAVENKIQAGELDINNAFDGARSTEIEAKLPGWPRTTPALITTYWSFNTQVAPFDDVRVRQALSMALDREFMVKNVLTPGYVPAYSMVPPGIDNYAVTRPEIDWKDLPRAERLAEAKRLLEEAGYGPDNPLSFEFIHRSTDDNPKVAPVAQANWADIAPWVDPVIVKQDTKVLYARLRQSDFEVSDAAWVADFDDPINFLYLLDSNTGQQNYGDYSNPEYDALLQRSNQELDLAKRAEIFAEAEQLMLEDYPITPMWFQVTKNLVDPTLTGYEDNAKDQHRSRFLCREAAAE, from the coding sequence ATGAAGCTGAATACGCTGATCAGCACGGGTCTGGCCGCTGCGCTGGCCCTGACCTTGGCTGCCTGTGGTGGGGGCGGCAAGTCCGGTGGGGAAGATGTTCCGACGCTGCGCCGGGGCATTTCTGCCAAGGTGGACACGCTGGACCCGCACAAATCCTCGGCCCAGTGGGAAAACATCGTTATCGGCGACATGTTCATCGGCCTGACCACGGACGGTCCGGACGCCCGTCCCCAGCCGGGCATGGCCACGCATTGGGAGACCAGTGCGGATGGCCGGGTCTGGACGTTCCACATTGGCGATTATGTCTGGTCTGACGGCAATCCGGTGACAGCCCACGATTTCGTCTATGCGCTGCGCCGCATCCAGTCGCCGGAAGTGGCCTCGCAATACGCGTCCCTGCTATATCTCATCAAGAACGCGGCCGAGGTGAATGCGACCGAGCTGCCCCCGGAAGAACTGGGCGTGCGGGCCATTGATGACAAGACGCTGGAAATCACGCTGGAATACCCGGCGCCCTACCTGCCGGGCCTGTTGTCCCACTACACGACCTATCCGGTGCCCAGCCATGCCATCGAGACGTATGGGGATTCCTGGATCCAGCCCGACAACATCGTGGTGAACGGGCCTTACAAGCTGGTCTACTGGCGGACGGGCGACCAGCTGGTGGCGGACAGGAACCCGACCGGTTTCGGCGCGGCGGACGCCTGTTTTGGGCGGGTGGTCTATTTCGAGCTGGAAGACCTGACGGCTGTCGAGAACAAGATTCAGGCGGGCGAACTGGACATCAACAACGCGTTTGACGGGGCCCGGTCGACCGAGATCGAGGCCAAGCTTCCGGGCTGGCCGCGCACGACGCCTGCGCTGATCACCACATACTGGTCGTTCAATACGCAAGTTGCCCCGTTCGACGATGTGCGCGTGCGTCAGGCCCTGTCCATGGCGCTGGACCGCGAATTCATGGTGAAGAACGTGCTGACACCGGGCTATGTGCCGGCCTATTCGATGGTGCCGCCCGGAATCGACAATTATGCCGTGACGCGTCCGGAAATCGACTGGAAGGACCTGCCACGCGCCGAGCGACTGGCGGAAGCCAAACGCCTTCTGGAGGAGGCCGGGTACGGACCTGACAACCCGCTGAGCTTCGAGTTCATTCACCGCTCGACCGATGACAATCCGAAAGTGGCGCCGGTGGCACAGGCCAATTGGGCGGACATCGCGCCATGGGTGGATCCGGTCATCGTGAAGCAGGACACCAAAGTGCTGTATGCGCGTCTGCGCCAGTCAGACTTCGAAGTGTCGGACGCGGCCTGGGTTGCCGATTTCGACGATCCGATCAATTTCCTCTATCTGCTTGATTCCAATACCGGCCAGCAGAATTATGGCGACTATTCCAATCCGGAGTATGACGCCCTGCTGCAGCGCTCGAACCAGGAACTCGACCTGGCCAAGCGGGCGGAGATCTTTGCCGAGGCCGAACAGCTGATGCTGGAGGACTATCCGATCACGCCGATGTGGTTCCAGGTAACCAAGAACCTCGTGGACCCCACACTGACCGGCTACGAAGACAATGCAAAGGACCAGCACCGGTCGAGATTCCTGTGCCGGGAGGCTGCTGCCGAATAG
- a CDS encoding mechanosensitive ion channel family protein, whose product MSADQAERIGGVTSGVLFVIAIGWLVGTIVDALIKRRLARLHLDVADNLEARKSATRLDVVRRVWIVIAGLVTLAAALTVIPGVKQIGVSLFASAGIAGIAIGLAARPVLSNLIAGLQIAFTQPIRLDDAVVVEGEWGWIEEIGLFYVVIKIWDWRRLVVPLSYFIEQPFQNWTRKSASIIGTVLWTVDYHAPIGAMRQKLEDICKSTDLWNGDVVNLQVTEASGTAVTVRALASASTSPEAWDLRCLIREQMIEWLQAEHPEALPRLRADTAMSVPEDFNGFAPRGS is encoded by the coding sequence ATGTCCGCAGATCAGGCAGAGCGCATCGGCGGGGTCACCTCCGGAGTGCTGTTCGTGATCGCCATCGGCTGGCTCGTCGGCACGATTGTCGATGCGCTGATCAAGCGACGCCTGGCTCGCCTGCACCTCGACGTGGCCGACAATCTCGAAGCGAGGAAATCCGCTACCCGCCTCGACGTGGTCCGCCGCGTCTGGATCGTGATAGCCGGCCTGGTCACACTGGCCGCCGCCCTGACCGTCATCCCCGGCGTCAAGCAGATCGGGGTCAGCCTGTTCGCCTCGGCGGGCATTGCCGGCATTGCGATCGGCCTTGCCGCCCGGCCGGTGCTCAGCAATCTCATCGCCGGACTTCAGATTGCCTTCACCCAGCCGATCCGTCTCGATGACGCTGTCGTGGTGGAGGGGGAATGGGGCTGGATCGAGGAAATCGGCCTGTTCTATGTGGTCATCAAGATCTGGGACTGGCGACGCCTGGTCGTGCCTCTGTCCTATTTCATCGAACAGCCCTTCCAGAACTGGACCCGCAAGAGCGCCTCGATCATCGGCACCGTGCTCTGGACGGTGGATTATCACGCCCCGATCGGGGCCATGCGCCAGAAACTCGAAGACATCTGCAAGTCGACCGATCTCTGGAATGGTGACGTCGTGAACTTGCAGGTCACGGAGGCGTCCGGCACTGCGGTCACGGTCCGGGCGCTGGCCTCGGCCAGCACCTCGCCCGAGGCATGGGACCTGCGCTGCCTGATCCGCGAGCAGATGATCGAATGGCTGCAGGCAGAACACCCCGAAGCGCTGCCACGCCTGCGGGCAGACACGGCCATGAGTGTGCCGGAAGATTTCAACGGGTTTGCCCCTCGGGGCAGCTGA
- a CDS encoding Gfo/Idh/MocA family oxidoreductase: MIRIGILGAAKIGPKAIIHPAANRKDCDIVAVAARDGDKARAYAAEHGIAHVETDYEALVRRNDLDLIYNALPPHRHADLTIAALEAGKAVLCEKPFAMNSGEAARMNAAAVRTGRPLIEAFHYRFHPAFERVLHLVRDGKLGRLRTMKAVFNVTIPYREGELRHTLSLGGGALMDLGCYSVHMVRTLAGAEPEILSARADCQHPGVDLSTEAMLGFPDGVSASVTCSMAEGIERDIRLEIDGSDGSLVLLNPVHPHRGHQISLSRGGETTTETVDGRITYEHQLDHVMDVLAGRAAPLTGGADAIGNMATIDAIYRAAGLSPRGL, translated from the coding sequence ATGATCCGTATCGGCATTCTCGGCGCGGCCAAGATCGGCCCGAAAGCCATTATTCACCCGGCTGCCAACCGCAAGGATTGCGACATTGTCGCCGTCGCGGCGCGGGATGGAGACAAGGCCCGCGCCTATGCCGCGGAGCACGGCATTGCCCACGTGGAAACCGACTATGAGGCCCTCGTCCGCCGCAACGATCTCGACCTGATCTACAATGCCCTGCCCCCGCACCGTCATGCAGACCTGACAATTGCCGCGCTGGAGGCAGGCAAGGCCGTGCTGTGCGAAAAGCCCTTCGCGATGAATTCGGGCGAGGCCGCACGCATGAACGCGGCGGCGGTGCGCACCGGGCGTCCGCTGATCGAAGCCTTCCACTACCGGTTCCATCCGGCCTTCGAGCGCGTGCTGCACCTGGTCCGGGACGGGAAATTGGGCCGGCTGCGCACGATGAAGGCGGTGTTCAATGTCACCATTCCATATCGCGAAGGGGAGCTGCGCCACACCCTGTCTCTTGGCGGCGGCGCGCTGATGGACCTCGGCTGCTATTCCGTCCACATGGTGCGCACACTGGCCGGGGCAGAGCCTGAAATCCTGTCAGCCCGCGCAGACTGCCAGCATCCCGGCGTGGATCTCAGCACCGAAGCCATGCTCGGCTTCCCCGATGGGGTCTCCGCCAGCGTGACATGCAGCATGGCCGAAGGCATCGAACGGGACATCCGGCTCGAAATCGACGGCAGCGATGGCAGTCTCGTCCTGCTGAACCCGGTACACCCGCATCGCGGTCACCAGATCAGTCTCAGCCGGGGCGGCGAGACGACGACAGAGACCGTCGATGGCAGGATCACCTACGAACACCAGCTCGATCACGTGATGGACGTTCTGGCCGGGCGGGCCGCTCCGCTGACGGGCGGTGCGGACGCGATCGGCAACATGGCCACAATCGACGCGATCTATCGCGCGGCAGGCCTGTCCCCACGCGGACTGTAG
- a CDS encoding HdeD family acid-resistance protein, with amino-acid sequence MKTAGIIFLVLGALAILFPHIAGLSYNYILAYLILFAGAVHLWWAWRPSLDGRTHHLLLGLLFLAAGLGLVIFPWIGLISFTIILGASFLIQGGVQLAMAANSPRLVGNSKTMLVLSGLAGILAGALILLELPSSASWAIGTLAGLNMLFFGVALLVVDKALSGPFDD; translated from the coding sequence ATGAAAACGGCAGGCATCATCTTTCTTGTACTGGGCGCGTTGGCGATCCTGTTCCCCCATATCGCCGGCCTGTCCTACAATTACATCCTCGCCTATCTCATTCTGTTTGCTGGCGCCGTGCATCTCTGGTGGGCATGGCGCCCCAGTCTCGACGGGCGCACGCATCACCTCTTGCTCGGCCTCCTCTTCCTGGCAGCGGGGCTCGGCCTCGTCATCTTCCCCTGGATCGGCCTGATCTCCTTCACCATCATCCTGGGGGCCTCCTTCCTGATCCAGGGCGGCGTCCAGCTGGCCATGGCCGCAAACAGCCCGCGTCTTGTCGGCAACAGCAAAACGATGCTGGTCCTCTCCGGTCTGGCAGGCATCCTTGCCGGCGCGCTGATCCTGCTCGAATTGCCAAGCTCCGCCAGTTGGGCCATCGGCACCCTGGCCGGTCTGAACATGTTGTTCTTCGGGGTTGCGCTTCTGGTCGTCGACAAGGCCCTGTCCGGACCGTTCGACGACTAA
- a CDS encoding tryptophanase: MKTIIEPFRIKSVEPIRMTTREERERLLRAAGYNLFKLHSDDVLIDLLTDSGTSAMSAAQWGAVMTGDESYAGAPSFYRFESAVKDLMDFKHIIPAHQGRAAEHLLFSLIASPGHVIPSNTHFDTTRGNIEAAGAEALDLPIAEGKIPSLDHPFKGNMDLDALTRLMEERGDAVPCVMMTITNNAGGGQPVSLANIRGAADIAHQHGKPFFIDGCRFAENAWFIKLREDDQKDRSIKQIVRDTFAVADGMTMSAKKDAFANIGGWLALNDDALAEQARTRLIQTEGFPTYGGLAGRDLDAIAQGLTEIVDEDYLRYRVRTNAYIAERLDALGVPVMKPAGGHAVFVDAREWLRHIPPLEYPGHALACALYEEGGIRGCEIGTVMFGRKPDGSEEPARMDLVRLAMPRRVYTQSHADYIVEVFEELAKRKDDIRGLRIVKEPPMMRHFTAEFATL, translated from the coding sequence ATGAAGACCATCATCGAACCCTTCCGCATCAAATCGGTTGAACCGATCCGCATGACCACGCGCGAGGAACGCGAACGCCTGCTGCGCGCGGCCGGCTACAATCTGTTCAAATTGCATTCAGACGACGTGCTGATCGACCTGCTGACCGACAGCGGCACCTCGGCCATGAGCGCGGCGCAATGGGGCGCGGTGATGACCGGCGATGAAAGCTATGCTGGCGCGCCCAGCTTCTACCGGTTTGAATCGGCCGTGAAGGATCTGATGGATTTCAAGCACATCATTCCTGCCCATCAGGGCCGCGCCGCAGAACACCTGCTCTTCTCCCTGATCGCCAGCCCCGGACACGTCATCCCGTCCAACACCCATTTCGACACAACGCGCGGCAATATCGAAGCCGCTGGCGCAGAGGCGCTGGACCTGCCGATCGCCGAAGGCAAAATCCCGTCGCTCGACCATCCCTTCAAGGGGAACATGGACCTCGACGCCCTCACCCGCCTGATGGAAGAACGCGGCGACGCCGTGCCCTGCGTGATGATGACGATCACGAACAATGCCGGCGGCGGACAACCTGTCAGCCTGGCCAATATTCGCGGCGCAGCAGACATTGCTCACCAACATGGCAAACCCTTTTTCATCGATGGCTGCCGTTTTGCGGAAAATGCCTGGTTCATCAAGCTGCGCGAGGACGATCAGAAGGATCGCTCCATCAAGCAGATCGTGCGCGATACATTCGCTGTTGCCGACGGCATGACGATGAGCGCCAAGAAGGATGCCTTCGCCAATATTGGCGGCTGGCTGGCCCTGAATGATGACGCTCTGGCCGAGCAGGCCCGCACCCGCCTGATCCAGACCGAGGGCTTCCCCACCTATGGCGGCCTTGCCGGACGCGATCTGGACGCCATCGCACAGGGCCTGACTGAAATCGTGGACGAGGATTATCTACGCTACCGCGTGCGGACCAATGCCTATATCGCCGAACGGCTGGATGCGCTGGGCGTGCCGGTCATGAAACCCGCCGGCGGGCATGCCGTGTTCGTCGATGCCCGCGAATGGCTGCGGCACATTCCGCCACTGGAATATCCGGGGCACGCGCTGGCCTGCGCGTTGTATGAGGAAGGCGGCATCCGGGGCTGCGAGATCGGCACGGTCATGTTTGGCCGCAAGCCGGATGGCAGCGAGGAACCGGCCCGGATGGACCTTGTCCGCCTCGCCATGCCGCGCCGGGTCTACACCCAGTCGCATGCGGACTATATCGTCGAAGTGTTCGAGGAACTCGCCAAACGCAAGGACGACATCCGCGGCCTCAGGATCGTGAAGGAACCACCCATGATGCGCCACTTCACGGCGGAGTTTGCAACGCTCTAG